A stretch of DNA from Halobacteriovorax sp. JY17:
AATTCCGTGCAGGAACTAAGGACTTAAAGCTTGCAAGATTCTATCAAACAGTTCTTGCCTCGAGAGTGTCGGCCAATGACTTTAGTGGGCTAAGCGATATTGGAGATTGGAGTCTATGGGATGGAAATGTTCCAAGTGCTGCAACACTGGCCCAGAGGCACGGAATAAGTGAAGAGGTCGCACAAAAGGCTTTACACAATATTAGTGCAGGTAGCTTGAAGAAAGAGTTTACTCTTCCTCTTTGGGATTGGACTGATGCTAATAATCCAATTATTAAAAAGAATAAGAGAGCGATAATAAATTCTCTTTCAAAAGACTTCTTTGAGCAAGTGGCAGCACTTGATCCAGAAAGTAATACCATTGAAACCGAAGTGCGAAGCCTTCTAAGGTCTTGGACTAAAATGACAAGACTCTCTGATGAGTTTAGAAGATACTTACAGCCAAGACGTGGCCTTAATATGGCGCAGGATCTTCTCCAATTTAATTTGCCAGAAGATGGTAGACCTTTTGTTAGAGCAGTGACAGATGTGAATAATATCGACCTTGGTATTGAATACTCAGGTAAGATGCCGATGATGGTCAATGCTGATTTCACTCCAGATAAAATGGTGGATAATAAGAAGGCATGGCTTCAAACATACGGTGATTTATCAGAAGATGAAAGAGAGGCCATCATTAGAAATGTGGCGCAAGATCTTCATAAGTCTCTAGGCGGAGAAGGTGTGGCAACCAAGATAGAAGATGGTGGTGGCCATGGGCACGGTCTTGAGCTCTCTTATGAGATTCGAGATCCAAAGAATAGAAAGTGGATTGTAGAATGGGATGGTATCGGAAGAACTTATACTCCTAATGGGGATGTAATCGAAGGATCAGCGAGAGCAGGGTCGATCGAGCTGGTAACACCAAAGTTTACTCCTGAGATTGCGGATATATCGGCAGTCTATGAGGCCTTTGAAAAGAATAATATTCTTCCTAATATTCTCTCTGGTGGTGGACACGTTAATATTGACCTCGCTGCCTTTGATGGAAAGCCAAAGGAGCTTGCAAGATTTCTAACAATATTCCATGAGAATAGATCTGTGATGTCTCTTATGTTTCAGCACGTAAATCGTGTGAAGACATCTGAGCCAATAGCGATTTCTGATAATCTTAGAAATCAACTTAAGAACTTTCAAGGTAGTGAAGAGGACCTTAAGAAGCTTCTCTACAATGAAGAGTACTTCAATACAAGATTTGGAAGAAAGTCTAGGTATCTACAACTTGATATGTCAGCGTACTTTCAAGATGTGATTCCTGAGCAGTTCTTATCTGATGATTTTGATATTGCAAATCCTACAGTTCCTTGGAGAAGACAATTTAGAGTTGATCCTAGAATTAGAAAAGCAGAATTTAGAATGTTTAATGCGCCTAGAGACACGGCTGAATCCGCTCTTCAGATTAGACTTGTAAGAGCAATGCTCTCTAAGGCCCTTAATGAAGAGGACGCTCTAAGCGGTACAGTTCAGAATGTATCTCATACTGATTATCTAAAGACGCCTGACAAGGCCTATGCAGACCTTGAGAAGTTATGTGCTCAACTTGGGTTAAATGCTGATGACTTTAAACCAGCGGTCGCAGAGGGACTTTCTGAGACAGATTTGGCCACTAGGTCTATTTTCTTTGAGCCTTTTGATCAGAAGATGAAAATGCACCCTAAGCAAGTTGGTTGGGGAGAAGCGGTTGCTCCTAGAGAAACCCCTTTAAATTCAGCAGGGCGAGCGTGGGAGCCTGGTGCAGCCGATGAGCTAAATACTATGACTCATCAATTTAGAATCGAAGCCGCCGAAGCCGCTGAGCAGAGACGAGCGGGGATTGTTCCTGATCGCTATGTTCCGGGGCAATTTAAGAGAACCGATAGTTGTATTGATGCTATAGGTCCTTTGCTCTAACAGTTTGATAATAGAATCGACCCCTCAATAAGAGGGGCTTCTTTCTTCTTAAATTTGACAAAGATTTTCTAAGATAGAACAATTTCCTTTTTTTTATTGGGAACTCTTAGTGAAATTCATTTCAATACTTATTCTTCTACTTTCTTTAACAAATTTAAACGCTGGAGAAGTGGCCTACGAGTCTCCTTATATAGAAGATTCAAAAGCTTTAGATGATCTTCATAGCGTAAAGAGTCTCTTATCTTCATCCAACACTCACTCTCTCATTAAATTACAAACAAGTGTTAAGTCTCAGAAATCGAGAGGGACGTGCACAATGTTTACTTCCATTGGACTCTTAGAGCACCTACTCATTAGAGAGAGAGGATATGATAAAGAGCTTGATCTATCTGAAGAATGGCTGGAGTACTTAATCATGACAAGTAAGACCAGTGAGGGGTCGTCCACATCCAGAAACCTGAAGGCCATTTTTAATTATGGTGTAGTCTATGAAGCTACTCTTCCTTATATTGGTGAGAGATGGCGCGCTCTTGTGGATTCACCACTAGCGGTGAAAAGATGTGGAGAGTTCAGTGGAATGAGACTAGAGAGCTGTCTCCTTGGTCATAGAGACCCTTACTTACTTTCAATGAGTGATGAAGAAATTTTGGAAACAGGAGATTTGAATTTTATTGAGATTAGAAATGAGTCACGTCTTTTAAAAGATGAGATAGTAGAAGGGATTCTACCATTAAAGAAATCTTATAAGATTAGAAAACTCTCTGAAGTTAAAAGAGACTTAAAGGAAGGAAGATCCGTTATCGTTGGAATGAAGCTCTACTACGGATCGTGGAATCATAGTAAGACGGATAAGCTCTCAATTCAAAAAAGAGATAAGCGTAAGTGGTATGAGGGGATTGTGACATATCCTGAGATGGGGAGTGTGGACCGAAGAATTTCAGGAAAAGAAGGTGGGGGACACTCACTTATTCTCGTTGGCTACGATGATGAAAGAGTTATAACTTCTAAAATGCTAATGGAAGATGGTACTTGGAAAGAATTTTCTTATAAAGGTGTGTACTACTTTAAGAACTCATGGGGCGTCAGAGGTTCTGGCAGAGACTTCTCTCTTGATGGAGTTAGCTATCCTGGCTATGGAATGATTTCACAGAAGTATCTTCACGAGTTTGGATCTTTTTATACCATACCCAAAAACTAGAATTTCTCTTGTCTGAGTTTCTTAGTGAGTCCTTGAAGTTTCTTATTCTTGATGCGCTTTTCTTTAGAGGACCTGGTAGGCTTTGTCTTAACTCTTACTTTCTTAAATTCCTTTGCTTTTAAGATGAGCTTCTCTAATTTTCTTAAAGCGCCTTCTCTATTGAGCTTTTGGGTTCTATGTTCAGACGAAGTAATTAAAACGCTACCACCATCTTTAATCATATTGGGAAATTTTAATTTGAAGTTTTCTTTTTCTCTGTAGCTGAGAAGATCTGTCTTATAGATATTCCAAGTGAGATTGGCCTTAGTATTGACCTTGTTCACATTTTGACCTCCTTTGCCGGAGGCCCTAGAAAAACTAAATTCAACTTCTTTTTCAATTAGATCAATCATTATGGAAGAAAGTATTCCCCAATTCCGTAGAGACCATTTTGCTCAAATGGGAAAATAATAGAGTTATTGGTTGGATTATAATCCATACTTAATCCTCGACAATAGAGATTGGTAATAGGCCAACTTAATCCTCCCATATCAGAATCGGTCGTAATATTATGCTGATAAATTCTACCACCATAGCAGTAGTAGAGGTAGTCATTACCTGCAGAGTTTATCCAAATAGCACTATCATCTATATTTCTAGCAGTTCGAGCAAGCTTAACAGCATTTCCCCCTGGAGTCATTGACCATACTTGCCCTTCAATTCGGTATCGACCTGCAAGAATCCAGCGATTATTAGTAGCGTCCCACCAAGCATTAGATCCCCACGTATCATAGTAAGGGACTTTACAAGTTGCCGCTGTTGAACCTGAGGCACAGATTCCAGAATAACCGCCGACATAAGTTTCCGCCGGATCATTTGTTCCTGCAAGATGAGCTTGAGTGAAGCTATTAGTGGCATCATAAGTTTTTAAAGCAAAGTCTTGCCAGTGAATATCTGCTGATTTATAGCGCATTCTAGTCATTAGAAGCTTTCCTCCTCCATAACCAATTGGCAATGCGTGGTCTTGGTTACCAGAAGTTGAGCCATAGAGACTTAAACCTGGTTGTCCGTCACCACTCCAGAAGTTTGTACTACTTCCTCCAATAATTCTCTCCCATAGGTTTGTTGAACGGTTAAGACGAGTAATATCACCATTACTTCCTCTTCGAACCATTATATCTCCGGTGGCCTTATCTGCTACCCAGTATGATCCAGTGTAAAATCCCTGTTGCTTTGGGTCTGTTGAAAAATTTTGATAACCACTATTTCCATTACCAGCAAGGGTATTTATATTTCCCTCTATGGCAAACTCTTTAAAGTAATAGGTCCTTGGATCTGAAGTGATAATTTTTCCGTTATCTAGACGAGCGACAGTATCTATATAAGAGAATCTTGCATTTAAGGCGTTGATATTATCCCCGTAAGCTGGATGTTGACCAAAGAGTGTCACAACGTTTCCATTTGAATCAAGAGTCCTTATTTGTCCAGCATCAGTGAAGTAGAACTTACCTGTTGCTGTTACAAAGAAGTCTTGAATATCCATATTACATGAGAGGGCCGCAGTTCCATCACTGCAATGACCTCTCGTTCCACTTCCTAGAACCTTTGTATAAGAGCCATCCCAATTATTTCTCATAATATAATTTCTATCTATGATTTGATATTGCTTTCCATTCATTCCTGTAATTGGAAAATATCTATAGTATCTATAACTATCATTATAGAAGTCATTTCTTGCAACAAAAGTTTCTGGGTCTAAGAATGCCTTAGTGTATCTATCGTTAAAGTCATTACAAGTTCCATAACTATCTTCGTGATAAGTTTGAACCCATGCTCCAGTAAGAGCTGAGGTTGTAGGGTTGTAGGCCATCCCTAAGTGAGAGAGGCGACACTCTAAAATATTTTGAGAGTGATTGAGAGCGTCTCCAGTTCCCGTGACATATTTGGAAGTAATACTTCCAGAGGCCGCTTTAAAAATACGGAGTCTATAACTTGGAGAATTCCAATTCTTAATTCCATAGTCAGACATAAAGTATATGTCTCCATTTGGTGTCGCAAAGAATGGGATATTTCGTGATGCCCATGAGTTTGAAGAGTGGGTCGTCATCGCTAGATCTAGTGGATTAGCAATGGTATCAGTTGTGTCAGCTCCTCCTCCAATAATTGTTTCTATTGTTGGAGTGGCCTCATTTAAATTTACTCTTCTAATTCTATTCGTATCGAGAATAAGCAGTCTATTTTGAAAGTCTAGTGCTATCTTAGTTGCATATCTAAGCGTTGCATTTGTCGCTGCACCACCGTCACCTGTACTTGTTCCCGTACTTCTAATGAAAATTTTCTGCTTTCCATCTTCAGGGTCAATAATAAGAATTCCTCTCTTATAGTCACTAAAGTAGACCGTTCCATTCTCTGTCACAACTAATGTTCCAGGGTCAGATTCAGATCCTTCTTTTCTAGTAAAGAACATTGCAGAGACTGCAGAGCCACCAAGACCTGATTCTGTATTACCGGCGATAATTTTAATTGTATCCGAGTTCAACGGATTAGAAATAGACTGCGCACTAATAGAAGTTCCATCAGTTACTTTTGCTCTAATTTTATATGAAGTATTGTAAGGTGAACCACCGGTCCACTTAAAACAACCTTCGTTGGCCTCAAGAGTATAACCTGAGCAACCATAATTTGTATTTACATCAAGAGTTTCTGCTCCAGCGATGAGAGTAAAGTCTATTTCATTTGGACTATAGTAGAGTGAAATTGCTCCGGCCGGCAGAGCAGCGTTATCTGTAATGGTATATCTAATATAAACGTCTGAGCCCGCAGGCACAGCTGACTGCGCCCTTGTTGGAGGGTTAGGAGAGTTCGGAGTATTGGCCGCAATAACGTCAGAGGCTTTTGGAGGCTCTCCTGGATCATAGACTCTGTCAAAAGTATCTACTGTCGCCGTCCCTGTACCAGCATTGGTTAGGTCTGAGATATTTGAAGCTTCATCTTTTACCCAAGCATAGACGTTGAGAGTACTATTTGGAGTCCAGCCAAGAAGGTGAAAGTATTCTCCGTTTAAATTTAGAGTCTGAGCAATGGCCAGACCAACGGAAGGATCATTCACTCCTACCCAGCATGCATCAGTAACAATAGGTTTATTTGTATCCTCTGTTTTTATACAGAGATGTGAGATTCCAACGTTGGTGTTCTGACTTGTTGCCGTCATATTAATTGTTATATTCGCATTCTTTGTCGGATTAGGTGAATTTGATGAGAATGCGCTAATCGTTGGAGCATCTGTTTCTCTAATCCAAGTTCCAGAAACTGTCGTTGTATTTAAAACGGCATTTGTCTGAGAGAAATTATAAGTTCTTGTGGCATCAGTTGTTTCAGAACTTGTGACCCAAGTCCATGATCCAGCAGCACAAGAAGTCGTTGTACTTTCACTTCCTGTAATATCAATAGTGAGTCCTGCCTCACAACTTCCTTCGAAGGTCGTCGTGTCTTCATTAGATTTAGCTGAATTACTTGCAATTGTTAATGCTGGACCAGTTGTATCTCTTGTCCAATTAATTGTTATGGTCGATGTATTTCCTGCAGGATCGCTTTGAGTGAGAATAAAGCTTCTCGCCCCATCAGTTGAGTAAGTTGGCGTTGTCCAATTCCAGTTTGTAGATGAGCAACCAATCGTATCAGTTGTATCTCCTGTTATAGCGACACTATTTGATCCTTCACAAGATCCTGAAAATGTAAGCGCGTCGTGGTTGGTTGTCTCTGTAATAGTTCCTCCCGCGCTCGCTATATACGGAGAAGTTGCAGTAAAGCTTGGAGGTGTCGCATCTCTATCCCATGAAAGAGATAGGGAAGTAGATGTATTTCCTGCGCCATCAGTTTGTAAGAGAGAATAAGAATAATTTCCATCTACTGTCTTTGCTGATGGTGTCCACGACCAACTTCCTGAAGAACACGGAAAAGTTGTTGTTTCATCACCAGAAACTGAAATAGTGTAAGTTCCTTCACAAGTACCACTCCATTGATTAGGAGTATTATTCTTTGTGAAATCAGGTGAAACGCCACCAGTCTTTGTTAGAATTGGAGCAACTTCATCTCTTATCAAGCTTCTTGATAGAGAAGTGATATTTCCTGCAACATCAGTTTGTTTAACTGTGATATTCTTTGTTCCATCTCCATTAGAGAAGTTAATTAATTGACTATAAGTTCCAGCAGGACAAGTAATATCAAAGCTTGTTTGAATATCTCCACTGAAATTAACATTAATTCCTGTTTCGCAGACCCCTGCTATTGTTGCACTAGAGGTGTGGTAACTTCCATTGGCCGGAGAAGTAATCGTAAGCCCCGGAGGCGTAGAGTCTACATCAAAGTCGATAGAAGAAACGCTTCTTGAATTACCTGCTAAGTCAGTAAAGTCGACTCTAAATTTTGCATTACTTATATCTAAACTTGGCGTTGTCCAAGAATAATTAAAAGGAGCGTTTGACAGAGGACCGTTGGAAGAAGTCGTCGTTCCAAGTGTTGACCAAGATGAACCATTGTAGAATGAGACCGTGTAATTTAGAGACGTGCTTGAGTTAAGCTCCGTTGTTGTCCAATTGAGAGTGTTGGAGGCTCCACCTTTTAGGGCAACTGGGTCTATTGTCGATAATGATGGAAGAACAGTATCGTAAGTGACATCAATACTTGTCGCGGTATTAGAAACATTTGCATGACTATCTTTTGACCATAATTTTACAGAGTGAATTCCTTGATTTGTTGTCGCCAAAGTAAATGAGAGCGCTGAAGCTGTCGTTGAGCAAGTTTGCCACCCTGCTGCTCCCGCAGAAGGTTTAGATCCTTCATTAATGTAGATCTGAGGTGTGTCTGCACAAGTAGAAGCTGTAAAAGTTGTCGCTGTTGAATTTGTAAAAATTGACGATGAAAGAGCAACTGCTGGTGGTGCAGGGGCCGTTTTGTCAGTAACAGCTATGGTTACAGTCGCAACTGATAGCGCGTCTATTGTTCCATCATTTGCAATAAAAGTGAATGAATCAGTACCATGGAAATTAGCGTTGGCATCATAGTTACAAGTGAGGTCTGAACCATAACTTCCTGTTGTAATACAATTTGAAAGCGTTCCATTTGATGGAGCAGTCATTACTTTATAGTTTAGGGTGTCTCCGTCAATATCTGTTGCATTTGAAAGAGTAATAGATAAAGTGACATTGTCATCTGTATTATAATTTTGATCAGCGGCCATTACTGGGCGATCATTAACGGCATTAACTGTTATTGATACAGTTGTATTTGCAATTGAGTCAAGTGCTCCATCATTCACTTTATAAGTAAATGAGCCACTACCGTTGTAATTTCCATTTGGAGTATAAGTACAGGCCTGGGCTGTACAGTTTAGAACTCCATTACTTGGATTTCCTACTATAATATAAGTTAGAGTGTCTCCCTCTACATCACTTCCAAAGTTTAGAGTGAAGTTAATCGCAGTATCTTCATTTGTTGCGATCGATTGATTTGCTGCTTTTACAGGAGCGTCGTTTACAGGAGTTACAGTGATAGTCACAGTATTAATTGTCGAATCAAGATTCCCATCATTGACTTTATAAGTGAAAGTATCAGTTCCGTTAAAGTTTAATGATGGTGTATAACTACAACTTCTTGAAGCTCCTCCTGTACAAGAGAGAGTTCCACTAGCAGTAGATGAAACTACTATGTATGAAAGAGGATCACTTTCTATATCACTTCCTGCTGTGAGGCTAAAATTTAAAAGTGTATCTTCATTTGTTGAAAGCGATTGAGTTGCGGCAAGAGTAGGAGCATCATTTACTGCGCTTATATTAACAGTCACAGTATTAACTGTTGAATCAAGACTTCCATCGTTCACTTTATAGGTAAAAGTAGTAGAACCATTGAAATTTGTCGCAGGAGTGTAAGTACAGGCTCTAGAAGTTCCTCCTGTACAAGATAAATTTCCTGAAGAAGGATTCGCCACAATAATATAACTTAGTGTATCTAGGTCAACGTCAGCACCTGCTGTTAAATTGAAGTTTAGGGCGGTATCCTCTGTTGTCGCAATTATCTGTGTCGCAGCTAACGTTGGAGCGTCATTAACAGCATTAACTGTGATAGAAACTGTTGATGAAGTTCCTGACTCTAAACTTCCGTCATAGGCCTTGTAGCTAAATGAATCAGATCCATTGAAGTTACTTGCAGGTGTATAGTCACAAATAATATCTGTATTCCAAGTTGATGTATTTATACAATTTGAAAGCGTTCCATTACTTGGCGCTGATGTGATTTTATATTGAATTGATCCTGTCGCAGTTTCTAGGTCAGTTGCTCCACTTAGAGTGACAGCGTAGAGAGTGTCTTCATTAGTCGTAAAAGATTGGTCGGCCAACATTACTGGAGCATCATTAATAGCATTGATTGTTATTGTAACTGTAGCCGTTGTAGAATCAAGGGCACCGTCGTTCACTTTATATGTAAAGGTTCTTGTTCCATTCTCATTTGGAGCAGGGGTATATGTACAAGCAGTAGAAGTTCCTCCCGTACAAGAGAGAGTCCCAGAAGATGGATTTGCAACTACTGAGTATGTCAATGAGGCCGAATCAATATCAGCACCACTAGTTAAATTAAAGTTTAGAGTTGTATCTTCATTTGTTGAAATTGATTGAGTCGCAGCTAAAGTAGGAGCATCGTTTATTGCATTAATTGTAAAAGAGATTGTGGCATCACTTGAAGAATCTGTTAATCCATCATTTGCTCTATAAGTAAAAGAGTCTGATCCATTAAAATTTGAATTTGGAGTATAAGTACAAGTTAAGTCTGTCCCTGGTGAAGTGGTTATACAATTAGAGAGAACTCCATTGGTGGGAGCAGAAATAACTCTATAAGTGATTGTCTGGCTCGGAAGATCAATATCAGTAGCATTTGTTATAGTAAAATTAAGAGCAGTATCTTCATTTGTTGAAAAACTCTGTGATGAGGCAATGACTGGTGGATCATTTTGCGCTGAAATATTAATTGTGACAGTGGCAGTAGATGAATTCAAGCTTCCATCATTTACTCTATAAGTAAAGGTTTCAGAGCCATTGTCGTCTCCATCTGGCGTGTAAATACATGCTCTGGAGGTACCTTCGGCGCAATTAAGAGTCCCTGCAATTGGCTGAGAAATTATAGTATAAGTCAGAGTATCATTTTCAATATCTGCACCAGCATTTAGAGAGAAATTTAAAACAGTATCCTCATTGGTTGAAACTGTCTGCGTTGCAGCTAGAGTAGGAGCATCATTAACAGGAGTAATTGTTAAATTAACTGTTACTGTATTAGAGTCGGCCTGCCCGTCGTTGGCCTTATAGGTAAAGCTGTCGACTCCGTTATAATTTGAATTTGGTGTGTATGTACATGTACTCCCATCAGCTCCTGCACAGTTTAAAGTTCCATTACTCGTTGAAGAGACAATTAAATAGCTAAGAGTATCAAGGTCGATATCTACGCCAGCATTTAGAGAGAAATTTAAGACATTGTCTTCTGCTATTGTCTCTGTCTGCCCAGAGGCGAGTGTAGGAGAATCGTTAACACTATTTATAGTAAGAGTTACCGTGGCATTGGATACTGAGTTTGTAACACCATCATAGACTTGGTAAGTAAATGTATCACTACCATTATAATTTGCATTTGGTGTGTAAGTACAATCTCTATCTGTTGAGTAAGAAGACGCATCGATGCAAGAGGAGAGTACTCCATTTGAAGGAGCGCTTATTAATTTATAAGAGAGTGTTTGCGCAGGAACATCAATGTCAGTACCTGTACTTAAGGTAAAGTTTGAAGAGATATCTTCATTTGTACTTATACTTTGATCTATTCCTATTACAGGAGCATCGTTTACTGGATTAATAGTTAAAGTTACTGTTGTTATATTTGCCGAATTTTCAGCTCCATCATTAACTCTGTAAGTAAAACTGTCGCTACCGTTGAAGTTTGCATTAGGAGTGTAGGTACAGTTTATATCAGCGTCAGCGGCCATACACCCTGTTAGTGATCCATTACTAGTTGTTGATACAATTGAGTAAGTAATCGTATCACCATCAATATCAGAACCTGTCGTAACATTGAAAGAAAATGGCGTATCTTCATTAGTAGAAGAGGCCATATCTGCTCCTGACGTAGGAGCATTATTAAGAGAATTATAATTTAGTGTTGAAGAAACATTATCACTACCACATGACCAATTTAAGGTCGCCGATTTAGCGCCTTTAGAAGCAGGTGTAGGTCTAACCATAATATCACAGCTAGAAGAGACAGCTAGGTCATTAGTAGAACAATTATCTGTTGTAATTTCAAATTCAGCACTGTTGGTTCCACTAAGTGTTGGAAGAGTACAGAAGTCTGAACTTGCTTGACCAGTGTTTGAAACCGTAAAAGTATGATTTGCTCCATTAGATTGATTAGCAGTATTGGCAAAATTATATGTCGTTGGAGATATTGAAAGAATTGGCTTACTGATTGCTGTATCAGATGTTTCTAAAACACGTGAGTTTCCAAGAGAGTCTTCAAAGCTTACTCTAAAGCGAGCATTACTCACTAGTATATTTGGAAGTGCGTAGGAGAGAGTATAGGTTTGATTATTAATTTCACCTGCTACTGTTGCAATATTTCCAATATTGCTCCAACTTGATCCATCAAAGAAGTCGACGATGAAACTCTTTGTTCCATCGTTATTCTTCTCTGTTGCATCCCACTTTATATCAATAGTTCTATCTGCTCGGTAATTTGAGGCCATAGAATTAAAGGCAAGGCTTGGTTCAGTAGTATCAATTTCAAGTGTTAATATTTTTGCGGAACTAATATTTCCATTTACATCCATTGCCCATAAGTTAAGATCAACATTACCATCCACATTTTTTTGAACTAGGTAAGAGAGGTTTTGAATTGATGCATTCGAGCAAGCAATGTTGAAATCACTATTGCTTGGGTTAGTGCCATCTTCTGTGATTGCAAGATTTGAAAACGTTTCACAATTATCAAAAACTCCCGGTGTTGTTTCGTTTCCAGTCATGATATCTAGAGTTATATTTCTAGTCGAAGTTGGATTCGTATTTGCCACGTTGAGAGAGAAGTTTGGTGCAACGACAACATAAGTATCTGCTACTGGGATAGTATATTCTAATTGATTGAATGGAAGACTTGTATCTATATCTAGGTCTCCAGAATTCTTCTTTCCAACCTTTAAAACAACGTTGTAAGTAGAGACTGAATTAGCACTAGGAGTGAAGCTCCATGAAGCTGCATTAGAAACCTTAGCGCCATTTAGTGACCACTCATATCCAATTTCGTAGTCGCTACTCCAGTGAGCTGTATTGACCGTGAATGTATATGGAGACTTTTCGTTTAAAGACTCTTGAACATCTAACGAATTTATATCGGGGGCAGAAGTTAAGAGAAGCTCTGGACTATTTCCTTGAAAAGTTTCTTGAAAAGTAGAGTTTAATCCTATCGTATCTTTTAATTTTATATAGACTTCTTCCTCTGAGTTAGTCGCTTCAGTGTTCAGTTCTAATTCTTCAGTGACTTGATGAAGAATATTATTATCTATTTTGTCTATCTCAATATCTAAACTTGTTCTAATCACTTTTGAGATCAGAGTTGTTGCTGGACCTAGGTCTTGCTCTTCGAAGAAATCAGTCACAATCCTCTGATAATTCTTTGTACAGCCTGATGTTCTTAACATATATTTGGTTGGTGTTTCTGTATTTAAGTTAAGTTCATTTGGATCAAAGAAGAATTCGGTATCTGCATTAAGGTCTTCTTGATTGATTGGGTTATCCGCAATAACTGACATAGACTCAATATCAAAGAGTTCAATCTTTGGATTTAAACAAGTTGCAGAATAAGCAGAGTTCATAAAAGGATTGGAATTCGCTCTGACTATTGATCCTAGTAGTGCAGGAATTCTACCTTTAATCTGCTTTGTTTTTGTTGAATTCTTTGAAGTGCTTTCTACTTTCTTAGAACTCTCTTTTGTAGGAGTCGGCTCATCAGCCTTTTGAACGTCTTTTGTTGCTATCCCATAGCTCGTATCCGCAGGAGCCTTGCGAGTAACTTCTTTATCTTTGACTAATGTGAAAGAATCATCTGGAATATAGAGAGAAGTATTATCTGCTTCAAGAATTGAGTTTATTTTATCAGCAGTTGCCAGTCTCTTAGTATTTAGTTTTTTCTTCTTCTTTATATTTTTTGGAGAACTTAATTGTGTGTACTCTTCATCCACAGGGAGTGCAGAAGCAGGAAGTCTTCCTAGTTGAGTCTTCTTAGCTTCCAACTTACTTG
This window harbors:
- a CDS encoding C1 family peptidase is translated as MKFISILILLLSLTNLNAGEVAYESPYIEDSKALDDLHSVKSLLSSSNTHSLIKLQTSVKSQKSRGTCTMFTSIGLLEHLLIRERGYDKELDLSEEWLEYLIMTSKTSEGSSTSRNLKAIFNYGVVYEATLPYIGERWRALVDSPLAVKRCGEFSGMRLESCLLGHRDPYLLSMSDEEILETGDLNFIEIRNESRLLKDEIVEGILPLKKSYKIRKLSEVKRDLKEGRSVIVGMKLYYGSWNHSKTDKLSIQKRDKRKWYEGIVTYPEMGSVDRRISGKEGGGHSLILVGYDDERVITSKMLMEDGTWKEFSYKGVYYFKNSWGVRGSGRDFSLDGVSYPGYGMISQKYLHEFGSFYTIPKN
- the arfB gene encoding alternative ribosome rescue aminoacyl-tRNA hydrolase ArfB — encoded protein: MIDLIEKEVEFSFSRASGKGGQNVNKVNTKANLTWNIYKTDLLSYREKENFKLKFPNMIKDGGSVLITSSEHRTQKLNREGALRKLEKLILKAKEFKKVRVKTKPTRSSKEKRIKNKKLQGLTKKLRQEKF